The Arachis ipaensis cultivar K30076 chromosome B10, Araip1.1, whole genome shotgun sequence DNA window TGGatggaaaaaaattattaaaaataacaaaactgagatgcaaaagaaaaaaaaaaaatcaaatcttcaaAAACTTGCTGCGAAATCCAGGCTTCATTGGTCAGGAAGGGTATGACAACTTTCTCAGTGGCTTATCCTAGAAGATGGTTGGATTAAAGTCAATGTTGATGGGAGTCTGAACAAGGAAGCCAATACTGGGGGTTGTGGTATCTTGACCCAGTACCATGTGGGCATCTGAAAGGGTCTTTTTCTTCAAACGCAGGAGAACTGGATAACTATTATTGAACTTCGTGACACTTCCAACAAGTAAAGCAGATAAAATAGATGATAAACAAAATATTACAATGCAGTGAATACCTTGGCAGCCACTTCCAATGATTTGTGGTATAGTTCATTGCTAGGATCCTATATAGACAATGGAAAACCTTCATTATTCAAATCATTTTACTCCCCAATCACATAGGAAAGTTAACCGAACAAAGAACGGACCTCATCAACAGCTTGCTGGAAGTACTCAGCTGCCTTATCGAAATAAACTTTTGCTTCATCACGGTCAGGAATTAAGAATGCTTGAGAGGTGTGAGCATTTCCAAGGCACCAAAGAGTATCGTGCTTCTTGGGATTAACCACAAGAGCCTCCTCCAGCTTCGAAATAGCATCTGCACTCCCATCGAGACATCCAtaatcaaaattcaatacaaaggTCCAAACCACAAAttcaattggaaaaaaaaaatctattgtaGCAGAGTAACATGAGTTAGATGGATATACTTTGATTCGGATCATGTAATCgcgaaaaaaaaatcatttattcGCCAAAAAAAAATCAGCAAAGAATTTACCTTCGGTCATTTTCTTAGTTTCGGGAAAAGTCTGAAATTGTGACAACTCTAACAAAGCTCCGCCCCATCTTGTCAAGTTCTACACATAAAGcagacaattttttttttcatataactTACGGTCCTTAAGTATCACAAGAATTGCAACCACATGTAAATAAACACATAAAAGACATTTCAAAGTTTTAATTAAcagaaaaatattgaaaattaagaagacgaagaagagaaCAACTGACGTCGGCATCGAGAGGGTTCTTGGCGTATTCAGCTTCGGCGGTTTTACGGGCGTGCTCGAAGAACAAAAGGCGATCGAACTCGTTCTGCTGCAAATCCATggcgcctctctctctctctgtctcgcACTTGTGTTTTGTACTTgcttagggttttgggtttttcAGTTACTTATGTGCGTGTATGTGGTGAAGTCACAACCAAGTAAGGGAAAGATTCCTGTCGCTCACGTctgtttttgtttatttattatttttcacgcGAGAGAAAAGTAGNNNNNNNNNNNNNNNNNNNNNNNNNNNNNNNNNNNNNNNNNNNNNNNNNNNNNNNNNNNNNatcaaattattttaattaaagttGTTGATAAAGTGAAAAATAAGAttaatttgtgtttttattactgattatttttgtttcttaaattttgtgaaaagaaaaaacaaatatgTGACAATGCAActtacatattttttttttggtgactgtttGCAACTTACATATAATAAAAGTTATAAATTTTATGGTAATTACGATTATTTtaacattttattatttttttattttaaagaatattttttttatatttttggttgatattttaatttataaaaaaatttaatcatcAAATCAATCATTAATTTCTANNNNNNNNNNNNNNNNNNNNNNNNNNNNNNNNNNNNNNNNNNNNNNNNNNNNNNNNNNNNNNNNNNNNN harbors:
- the LOC107623494 gene encoding mitochondrial import receptor subunit TOM20, with the protein product MDLQQNEFDRLLFFEHARKTAEAEYAKNPLDADNLTRWGGALLELSQFQTFPETKKMTEDAISKLEEALVVNPKKHDTLWCLGNAHTSQAFLIPDRDEAKVYFDKAAEYFQQAVDEDPSNELYHKSLEVAAKAPELHVEIHKHGGFAQQQSTGSTGASTSAGTKTQKKKKSSDLKYDIFGWIILAVGIVAWVGFAKSNLPPPPPPPPR